From the Cucurbita pepo subsp. pepo cultivar mu-cu-16 chromosome LG05, ASM280686v2, whole genome shotgun sequence genome, one window contains:
- the LOC111795423 gene encoding protein UPSTREAM OF FLC-like isoform X3 produces METRMKKYNQLSPQRAKVWTEKSPKYQQTRKVPVIYYLCRNRQLEHPHFMEVPLSSPERLYLRDVINRLNVLRGRGMATLYSWSCKRGYKNGFVWHDLCEDDVILPAHGNEYVLKGSELFEESNSSKDPFSSIGNVNIQPLKQLPDPASSHSQDDSSSSSSMNGKETKSSQEDDLSLSVLRPDSSSISLDSGGGKSSWGGCFSLTEYKVYKTDGLSDASTQTEENVSTPKTRETCTRGVSTDDGTLELERSQTVNNEASNRKQNYDAPQDSVSPPPLSSSASSSAGRTETLESLIRADASKMNSFRIVEEEEIRMPTNARLKATNVLMQLISCGSISVKDHSFGLIPSYKPSFSHSKFPSPLFSTTVMLGELNRLSENPRMMGLRLEDKEYFSGSLIETKMLQGDGVTTLKRSSSYNADRTFKQLNSAEDRNESSSGHSKCIPRAIKASLSKQPRGEPMKSPTSDRPRTSSDGVDSSKSISPSPSNDSSKRCTESCSSRRQSKRLDSFREDEEDVVKIEERLASGARVIIWSKSTL; encoded by the exons ATGGAGACGAGAATGAAGAAGTACAACCAACTGAGTCCCCAGAGGGCTAAGGTGTGGACTGAGAAGTCGCCCAAATACCAACAGACTCGCAAGGTGCCTGTGATTTACTATCTATGCAGAAATAGGCAGCTCGAGCATCCTCACTTCATGGAAGTACCACTCTCATCCCCTGAGAGACTGTATTTGAGAG ATGTGATCAACAGGCTTAATGTTCTCAGAGGAAGAGGCATGGCGACCTTGTACTCTTGGTCTTGTAAGAG AGGCTACAAGAATGGATTTGTTTGGCATGACCTCTGCGAAGATGATGTAATTCTTCCGGCTCATGGAAATGAGTATGTTCTCAAAGGCTCAGAGCTGTTTGAAGAGTCCAATTCTAGTAAAG ACCCTTTCAGTTCCATCGGCAATGTGAATATTCAGCCATTGAAGCAGTTACCTGATCCAGCATCTTCTCATAGTCAGGATgattcttcatcatcttcaagcATGAACggaaaagaaactaaaagttCTCAAGAAGATGACCTCTCGCTGTCTGTCCTTCGACCCGATTCATCAAGCATTTCACTGGATTCTGGAGGTGGAAAGAGTTCATGGGGTGGTTGTTTTAGCTTGACAGAATACAAGGTGTACAAGACTGATGGCTTGTCGGATGCGTCGACTCAGACTGAGGAAAATGTCAGCACACCAAAAACACGAGAAACTTGTACAAGAGGAGTTTCAACAGATGATGGGACCCTAGAATTGGAACGTAGTCAGACCGTTAACAATGAGGCttcaaatcgaaaacaaaACTATGATGCCCCTCAGGATTCAGTTTCTCCACCCCCATTGTCCTCTAGTGCTTCCTCTTCAGCTGGGAGGACTGAAACTTTAGAGTCGCTCATCCGAGCCGATGCGAGTAAAATGAACAGTTTTAGGattgttgaagaagaagaaattcgGATGCCAACCAATGCAAGACTCAAGGCTACTAATGTGTTAATGCAACTTATCTCGTGTGGATCAATATCAGTAAAGGACCATAGTTTTGGACTCATTCCATCATACAAACCAAGCTTTTCTCACTCCAAATTTCCCTCCCCATTATTCTCTACTACAGTGATGTTGGGAGAACTCAACCGCCTGTCTGAGAATCCTAGGATGATGGGCTTGAGATTGGAAGACAAGGAATATTTCAGTGGTAGCTTGATCGAGACTAAAATGCTGCAAGGGGATGGAGTTACAACTTTAAAACGATCATCTTCATACAATGCTGACAG GACATTTAAGCAATTgaattcagcagaagacagAAATGAGTCGTCCTCAGGCCACTCAAAGTGCATTCCACGGGCTATTAAAGCATCACTAAGCAAGCAACCACGAGGCGAGCCAATGAAATCTCCTACTTCCGATCGACCGAGAACATCTTCTGATGGAGTTGATAGCTCAAAGTCCATAAGCCCCAGTCCCTCCAATGATAGCAGTAAAAGGTGTACAGAGTCTTGCTCCAGTAGGAGACAGTCTAAAAGGCTAGATTCCTTTCGAGAAGACGAAGAGGATGTAGTCAAGATCGAAGAAAG GCTTGCTTCAGGAGCTCGGGTTATAATCTGGTCAAAATCAACACTTTGA
- the LOC111794782 gene encoding uncharacterized protein LOC111794782 — MDNQCSAFLGWAYFFQGMNIEELRHSLFCATLELEQMRTAVHEELRKRDEQIINLKELFSRANRERDEANEKIQKLLIEKLFLQHRTGQHSGISSVEDEPRKGIDSNNGFSSSDCEESIVSSPAIDPIPPPQFATSLPLQAPSQAAVELVSEKPLPEKGKLLEAVMKAGPLLQTLLVAGPLPEWRHPPPPLESFEIPPVTVPATPPPQLLRDSPVTFNRSSNITNCGSRKRALLEGSDSPTETKCRRLAPR, encoded by the exons ATGGACAACCAATGCAGCGCTTTTCTGGGTTGGGCTTACTTCTTCCAAGGAATG AACATTGAAGAATTGAGGCATTCGCTTTTTTGTGCAACTCTTGAGCTGGAACAGATGAGGACTGCAGTTCATGAGGAGCTAAGAAAGAGAGATGAACAGATAATTAATCTCAAAGAACTTTTCAGCAGAGCCAATCGAGAGAGGGATGAAGCAAATGAAAAGATCCAGAAGTTACTTATTGAGAAGCTTTTCCTTCAGCACCGAACAGGTCAACATTCAGGAATTTCTAGTGTTGAAGATGAACCACGGAAAGGAATTGATTCCAACAATGGCTTCTCCTCGTCGGATTGTGAAGAAAGCATTGTATCGTCTCCTGCCATTGATCCAATTCCGCCACCACAGTTCGCTACATCTCTGCCGCTACAAGCACCGTCGCAGGCCGCGGTCGAATTGGTGTCAGAGAAGCCATTGCCTGAAAAAGGTAAGCTCTTGGAAGCAGTGATGAAAGCAGGCCCTCTGCTTCAGACTCTGCTTGTCGCCGGGCCTCTTCCTGAGTGGAGACACCCACCTCCACCACTTGAATCGTTCGAGATCCCACCGGTGACAGTTCCTGCAACGCCACCACCGCAGCTCCTCCGGGATTCTCCAGTGACATTCAATCGTAGCAGCAACATTACCAACTGTGGAAGCAGAAAAAGAGCTTTGTTGGAAGGCTCTGATTCTCCAACCGAGACGAAGTGTCGAAGGCTTGCTCCTCGCTGA
- the LOC111795423 gene encoding protein UPSTREAM OF FLC-like isoform X2 codes for METRMKKYNQLSPQRAKVWTEKSPKYQQTRKVPVIYYLCRNRQLEHPHFMEVPLSSPERLYLRDVINRLNVLRGRGMATLYSWSCKRGYKNGFVWHDLCEDDVILPAHGNEYVLKGSELFEESNSSKVPTDPFSSIGNVNIQPLKQLPDPASSHSQDDSSSSSSMNGKETKSSQEDDLSLSVLRPDSSSISLDSGGGKSSWGGCFSLTEYKVYKTDGLSDASTQTEENVSTPKTRETCTRGVSTDDGTLELERSQTVNNEASNRKQNYDAPQDSVSPPPLSSSASSSAGRTETLESLIRADASKMNSFRIVEEEEIRMPTNARLKATNVLMQLISCGSISVKDHSFGLIPSYKPSFSHSKFPSPLFSTTVMLGELNRLSENPRMMGLRLEDKEYFSGSLIETKMLQGDGVTTLKRSSSYNADRTFKQLNSAEDRNESSSGHSKCIPRAIKASLSKQPRGEPMKSPTSDRPRTSSDGVDSSKSISPSPSNDSSKRCTESCSSRRQSKRLDSFREDEEDVVKIEERLASGARVIIWSKSTL; via the exons ATGGAGACGAGAATGAAGAA GTACAACCAACTGAGTCCCCAGAGGGCTAAGGTGTGGACTGAGAAGTCGCCCAAATACCAACAGACTCGCAAGGTGCCTGTGATTTACTATCTATGCAGAAATAGGCAGCTCGAGCATCCTCACTTCATGGAAGTACCACTCTCATCCCCTGAGAGACTGTATTTGAGAG ATGTGATCAACAGGCTTAATGTTCTCAGAGGAAGAGGCATGGCGACCTTGTACTCTTGGTCTTGTAAGAG AGGCTACAAGAATGGATTTGTTTGGCATGACCTCTGCGAAGATGATGTAATTCTTCCGGCTCATGGAAATGAGTATGTTCTCAAAGGCTCAGAGCTGTTTGAAGAGTCCAATTCTAGTAAAG TTCCCACAGACCCTTTCAGTTCCATCGGCAATGTGAATATTCAGCCATTGAAGCAGTTACCTGATCCAGCATCTTCTCATAGTCAGGATgattcttcatcatcttcaagcATGAACggaaaagaaactaaaagttCTCAAGAAGATGACCTCTCGCTGTCTGTCCTTCGACCCGATTCATCAAGCATTTCACTGGATTCTGGAGGTGGAAAGAGTTCATGGGGTGGTTGTTTTAGCTTGACAGAATACAAGGTGTACAAGACTGATGGCTTGTCGGATGCGTCGACTCAGACTGAGGAAAATGTCAGCACACCAAAAACACGAGAAACTTGTACAAGAGGAGTTTCAACAGATGATGGGACCCTAGAATTGGAACGTAGTCAGACCGTTAACAATGAGGCttcaaatcgaaaacaaaACTATGATGCCCCTCAGGATTCAGTTTCTCCACCCCCATTGTCCTCTAGTGCTTCCTCTTCAGCTGGGAGGACTGAAACTTTAGAGTCGCTCATCCGAGCCGATGCGAGTAAAATGAACAGTTTTAGGattgttgaagaagaagaaattcgGATGCCAACCAATGCAAGACTCAAGGCTACTAATGTGTTAATGCAACTTATCTCGTGTGGATCAATATCAGTAAAGGACCATAGTTTTGGACTCATTCCATCATACAAACCAAGCTTTTCTCACTCCAAATTTCCCTCCCCATTATTCTCTACTACAGTGATGTTGGGAGAACTCAACCGCCTGTCTGAGAATCCTAGGATGATGGGCTTGAGATTGGAAGACAAGGAATATTTCAGTGGTAGCTTGATCGAGACTAAAATGCTGCAAGGGGATGGAGTTACAACTTTAAAACGATCATCTTCATACAATGCTGACAG GACATTTAAGCAATTgaattcagcagaagacagAAATGAGTCGTCCTCAGGCCACTCAAAGTGCATTCCACGGGCTATTAAAGCATCACTAAGCAAGCAACCACGAGGCGAGCCAATGAAATCTCCTACTTCCGATCGACCGAGAACATCTTCTGATGGAGTTGATAGCTCAAAGTCCATAAGCCCCAGTCCCTCCAATGATAGCAGTAAAAGGTGTACAGAGTCTTGCTCCAGTAGGAGACAGTCTAAAAGGCTAGATTCCTTTCGAGAAGACGAAGAGGATGTAGTCAAGATCGAAGAAAG GCTTGCTTCAGGAGCTCGGGTTATAATCTGGTCAAAATCAACACTTTGA
- the LOC111795423 gene encoding protein UPSTREAM OF FLC-like isoform X1: METRMKKYNQLSPQRAKVWTEKSPKYQQTRKVPVIYYLCRNRQLEHPHFMEVPLSSPERLYLRDVINRLNVLRGRGMATLYSWSCKRGYKNGFVWHDLCEDDVILPAHGNEYVLKGSELFEESNSSKVPTDPFSSIGNVNIQPLKQLPDPASSHSQDDSSSSSSMNGKETKSSQEDDLSLSVLRPDSSSISLDSGGGKSSWGGCFSLTEYKVYKTDGLSDASTQTEENVSTPKTRETCTRGVSTDDGTLELERSQTVNNEASNRKQNYDAPQDSVSPPPLSSSASSSAGRTETLESLIRADASKMNSFRIVEEEEIRMPTNARLKATNVLMQLISCGSISVKDHSFGLIPSYKPSFSHSKFPSPLFSTTVMLGELNRLSENPRMMGLRLEDKEYFSGSLIETKMLQGDGVTTLKRSSSYNADRTFKQLNSAEDRNESSSGHSKCIPRAIKASLSKQPRGEPMKSPTSDRPRTSSDGVDSSKSISPSPSNDSSKRCTESCSSRRQSKRLDSFREDEEDVVKIEERLASGARVIIWSKSTL; the protein is encoded by the exons ATGGAGACGAGAATGAAGAAGTACAACCAACTGAGTCCCCAGAGGGCTAAGGTGTGGACTGAGAAGTCGCCCAAATACCAACAGACTCGCAAGGTGCCTGTGATTTACTATCTATGCAGAAATAGGCAGCTCGAGCATCCTCACTTCATGGAAGTACCACTCTCATCCCCTGAGAGACTGTATTTGAGAG ATGTGATCAACAGGCTTAATGTTCTCAGAGGAAGAGGCATGGCGACCTTGTACTCTTGGTCTTGTAAGAG AGGCTACAAGAATGGATTTGTTTGGCATGACCTCTGCGAAGATGATGTAATTCTTCCGGCTCATGGAAATGAGTATGTTCTCAAAGGCTCAGAGCTGTTTGAAGAGTCCAATTCTAGTAAAG TTCCCACAGACCCTTTCAGTTCCATCGGCAATGTGAATATTCAGCCATTGAAGCAGTTACCTGATCCAGCATCTTCTCATAGTCAGGATgattcttcatcatcttcaagcATGAACggaaaagaaactaaaagttCTCAAGAAGATGACCTCTCGCTGTCTGTCCTTCGACCCGATTCATCAAGCATTTCACTGGATTCTGGAGGTGGAAAGAGTTCATGGGGTGGTTGTTTTAGCTTGACAGAATACAAGGTGTACAAGACTGATGGCTTGTCGGATGCGTCGACTCAGACTGAGGAAAATGTCAGCACACCAAAAACACGAGAAACTTGTACAAGAGGAGTTTCAACAGATGATGGGACCCTAGAATTGGAACGTAGTCAGACCGTTAACAATGAGGCttcaaatcgaaaacaaaACTATGATGCCCCTCAGGATTCAGTTTCTCCACCCCCATTGTCCTCTAGTGCTTCCTCTTCAGCTGGGAGGACTGAAACTTTAGAGTCGCTCATCCGAGCCGATGCGAGTAAAATGAACAGTTTTAGGattgttgaagaagaagaaattcgGATGCCAACCAATGCAAGACTCAAGGCTACTAATGTGTTAATGCAACTTATCTCGTGTGGATCAATATCAGTAAAGGACCATAGTTTTGGACTCATTCCATCATACAAACCAAGCTTTTCTCACTCCAAATTTCCCTCCCCATTATTCTCTACTACAGTGATGTTGGGAGAACTCAACCGCCTGTCTGAGAATCCTAGGATGATGGGCTTGAGATTGGAAGACAAGGAATATTTCAGTGGTAGCTTGATCGAGACTAAAATGCTGCAAGGGGATGGAGTTACAACTTTAAAACGATCATCTTCATACAATGCTGACAG GACATTTAAGCAATTgaattcagcagaagacagAAATGAGTCGTCCTCAGGCCACTCAAAGTGCATTCCACGGGCTATTAAAGCATCACTAAGCAAGCAACCACGAGGCGAGCCAATGAAATCTCCTACTTCCGATCGACCGAGAACATCTTCTGATGGAGTTGATAGCTCAAAGTCCATAAGCCCCAGTCCCTCCAATGATAGCAGTAAAAGGTGTACAGAGTCTTGCTCCAGTAGGAGACAGTCTAAAAGGCTAGATTCCTTTCGAGAAGACGAAGAGGATGTAGTCAAGATCGAAGAAAG GCTTGCTTCAGGAGCTCGGGTTATAATCTGGTCAAAATCAACACTTTGA
- the LOC111794665 gene encoding probable glucuronoxylan glucuronosyltransferase IRX7, whose translation MVESKTYPRRRGFYVKMKLFHHKNGGRAQEQSFFIKYYKWVLSLTLSLYLFTSYYITYNHEPTPITKTHLPNPIFKLASRALIESSHDKFLHQVQENQVLKVFVYDLPSKYNVDWTTNERCSNHLFASEVAIHRALMNSTYRTFDPLTADFFFVPVYVSCNFSTINGFPAIGHARSLIASAVAFISSHYPFWNRTNGSDHVFVASHDFASCFRTMEDVAVAEGVPSFLKNSIILQTFGVNYKHPCQDVEHVVIPPYISPVSARGTLEKLPVTGRRDIFAIFRGKMEVNPKNVSGRYYSKKVRTMIWRKFNGDRRFYLQRHRFAGYQSEIARSVFCLCPLGWAPWSPRLVESVALGCVPVIIADGIRLPFPTAVNWAEISITVAEKDIGKLGEILENVAASNLSTIQKNLWDPRNRRALLFHDQLEEGDATWQVVHALSEKLDRSYRRSRVSKQ comes from the exons ATGGTGGAGTCTAAAACATACCCCAGAAGGAGGGGATTCTATGTGAAAATGAAGCTTTTTCATCACAAAAATGGCGGAAGAGCTCAAGAACAGAGCTTCTTCATCAAATATTACAAATGGGTTTTATCGCTCACTCTTTCACTCTACCTTTTTACCTCTTATTACATCACTTACAACCATGAACCAACTCCAATCACCAAAACCCATCTCCCAAATCCCATATTCAAGCTCGCTTCTCGTGCCCTTATCGAGTCTTCCCACGATAAATTCCTCCACCAAGTTCAAGAAAATCAAG TGTTGAAGGTTTTCGTGTACGATTTGCCATCGAAATACAACGTGGATTGGACTACAAACGAGCGGTGTTCTAACCATTTGTTTGCTTCGGAGGTGGCCATTCATAGAGCCCTTATGAACAGCACTTACAGGACATTTGACCCACTTACAGCTGATTTTTTCTTCGTACCTGTTTATGTTTCTTGCAATTTCAGCACCATCAATGGCTTCCCTGCCATAGGCCATGCTCGTTCCCTCATTGCCTCCGCCGTCGCCTTCATTTCCTCTCATTACCCCTTTTGGAATCGCACCAATGGCTCCGACCATGTCTTTGTCGCTTCTCACGACTTCGCTTCTTGCTTTCGCACCATG GAGGATGTCGCCGTAGCTGAGGGAGTACCTTCGTTCTTGAAGAACTCGATAATATTGCAAACTTTTGGCGTCAACTACAAACATCCGTGTCAAGATGTTGAACACGTCGTTATTCCGCCGTATATATCGCCGGTATCTGCACGGGGTACTCTCGAGAAGTTGCCGGTGACTGGCCGGAGAGATATTTTCGCGAtctttaggggtaaaatggaGGTGAATCCCAAGAATGTCAGCGGACGTTATTACAGcaa GAAGGTGAGGACGATGATTTGGCGAAAATTCAACGGCGATCGGAGATTTTACCTGCAGAGACACAGATTTGCCGGTTACCAGTCAGAGATAGCACGTTCGGTTTTTTGTTTGTGCCCTTTGGGGTGGGCACCGTGGAGCCCGAGGCTGGTTGAGTCCGTGGCGTTGGGATGCGTGCCGGTAATAATAGCTGACGGGATCCGGTTGCCCTTCCCCACCGCCGTGAACTGGGCGGAGATATCCATAACCGTGGCGGAAAAGGATATCGGGAAATTGGGGGAAATTTTGGAAAACGTGGCAGCTTCCAATCTGAGTACTATCCAAAAGAACTTATGGGACCCGAGGAATCGGCGGGCCCTGCTGTTCCACGATCAGCTAGAAGAAGGCGATGCCACATGGCAGGTGGTTCATGCCCTGTCGGAGAAGCTGGACAGGTCGTATAGGCGTTCGAGGGTTTCAAAGCAATAA
- the LOC111795423 gene encoding protein UPSTREAM OF FLC-like isoform X4: MATLYSWSCKRGYKNGFVWHDLCEDDVILPAHGNEYVLKGSELFEESNSSKVPTDPFSSIGNVNIQPLKQLPDPASSHSQDDSSSSSSMNGKETKSSQEDDLSLSVLRPDSSSISLDSGGGKSSWGGCFSLTEYKVYKTDGLSDASTQTEENVSTPKTRETCTRGVSTDDGTLELERSQTVNNEASNRKQNYDAPQDSVSPPPLSSSASSSAGRTETLESLIRADASKMNSFRIVEEEEIRMPTNARLKATNVLMQLISCGSISVKDHSFGLIPSYKPSFSHSKFPSPLFSTTVMLGELNRLSENPRMMGLRLEDKEYFSGSLIETKMLQGDGVTTLKRSSSYNADRTFKQLNSAEDRNESSSGHSKCIPRAIKASLSKQPRGEPMKSPTSDRPRTSSDGVDSSKSISPSPSNDSSKRCTESCSSRRQSKRLDSFREDEEDVVKIEERLASGARVIIWSKSTL; the protein is encoded by the exons ATGGCGACCTTGTACTCTTGGTCTTGTAAGAG AGGCTACAAGAATGGATTTGTTTGGCATGACCTCTGCGAAGATGATGTAATTCTTCCGGCTCATGGAAATGAGTATGTTCTCAAAGGCTCAGAGCTGTTTGAAGAGTCCAATTCTAGTAAAG TTCCCACAGACCCTTTCAGTTCCATCGGCAATGTGAATATTCAGCCATTGAAGCAGTTACCTGATCCAGCATCTTCTCATAGTCAGGATgattcttcatcatcttcaagcATGAACggaaaagaaactaaaagttCTCAAGAAGATGACCTCTCGCTGTCTGTCCTTCGACCCGATTCATCAAGCATTTCACTGGATTCTGGAGGTGGAAAGAGTTCATGGGGTGGTTGTTTTAGCTTGACAGAATACAAGGTGTACAAGACTGATGGCTTGTCGGATGCGTCGACTCAGACTGAGGAAAATGTCAGCACACCAAAAACACGAGAAACTTGTACAAGAGGAGTTTCAACAGATGATGGGACCCTAGAATTGGAACGTAGTCAGACCGTTAACAATGAGGCttcaaatcgaaaacaaaACTATGATGCCCCTCAGGATTCAGTTTCTCCACCCCCATTGTCCTCTAGTGCTTCCTCTTCAGCTGGGAGGACTGAAACTTTAGAGTCGCTCATCCGAGCCGATGCGAGTAAAATGAACAGTTTTAGGattgttgaagaagaagaaattcgGATGCCAACCAATGCAAGACTCAAGGCTACTAATGTGTTAATGCAACTTATCTCGTGTGGATCAATATCAGTAAAGGACCATAGTTTTGGACTCATTCCATCATACAAACCAAGCTTTTCTCACTCCAAATTTCCCTCCCCATTATTCTCTACTACAGTGATGTTGGGAGAACTCAACCGCCTGTCTGAGAATCCTAGGATGATGGGCTTGAGATTGGAAGACAAGGAATATTTCAGTGGTAGCTTGATCGAGACTAAAATGCTGCAAGGGGATGGAGTTACAACTTTAAAACGATCATCTTCATACAATGCTGACAG GACATTTAAGCAATTgaattcagcagaagacagAAATGAGTCGTCCTCAGGCCACTCAAAGTGCATTCCACGGGCTATTAAAGCATCACTAAGCAAGCAACCACGAGGCGAGCCAATGAAATCTCCTACTTCCGATCGACCGAGAACATCTTCTGATGGAGTTGATAGCTCAAAGTCCATAAGCCCCAGTCCCTCCAATGATAGCAGTAAAAGGTGTACAGAGTCTTGCTCCAGTAGGAGACAGTCTAAAAGGCTAGATTCCTTTCGAGAAGACGAAGAGGATGTAGTCAAGATCGAAGAAAG GCTTGCTTCAGGAGCTCGGGTTATAATCTGGTCAAAATCAACACTTTGA